A portion of the Legionella antarctica genome contains these proteins:
- a CDS encoding plasmid pRiA4b ORF-3 family protein: MATRPVLQFKIMLQDIEPRIWRRIQISDLSSFWDFHVAIQDAMGWTDSHLHEFTAYNPITTEQEHIGIPDGEDEPHPVLEGWKLNIRDYFNLPANHKISYLYDFGDSWEHLIEFEGKQEKQSNAKYPLCIAGARTCPPEDVGGPPGYDRFIEAITTPRHPDHQSLLEWVGGKYEPSTFDPKKVKFDNPSKRWKHAFEGNVRF; the protein is encoded by the coding sequence ATGGCAACAAGACCCGTTCTTCAATTTAAAATTATGCTACAAGACATAGAACCTAGGATCTGGCGGCGAATTCAAATTTCTGATTTAAGCAGTTTCTGGGATTTTCATGTTGCAATTCAAGATGCGATGGGTTGGACAGATTCGCATTTACATGAATTCACAGCATATAACCCCATTACAACTGAACAAGAACATATAGGTATTCCTGATGGTGAAGACGAGCCGCACCCGGTATTGGAAGGCTGGAAGCTAAATATTCGAGATTATTTTAATCTGCCGGCCAATCACAAAATTTCTTATCTTTATGATTTTGGTGACAGCTGGGAACATCTCATTGAATTCGAAGGGAAACAAGAAAAACAATCCAATGCTAAATACCCATTATGTATTGCTGGTGCACGAACTTGTCCACCAGAAGATGTAGGTGGTCCGCCAGGTTACGACCGTTTTATTGAGGCCATTACCACGCCTCGCCACCCAGATCACCAATCCTTGTTGGAGTGGGTTGGTGGAAAATATGAACCAAGCACATTTGATCCCAAAAAAGTCAAATTTGATAATCCTAGCAAGCGCTGGAAACATGCATTTGAAGGTAATGTTAGATTTTAA